Part of the Sorghum bicolor cultivar BTx623 chromosome 1, Sorghum_bicolor_NCBIv3, whole genome shotgun sequence genome, ATAAAGCTATAAAAGAACTTGATTTTTTCCTACCTAATGTTCTCAACATCCCTAGACAACTTGGAATAAATATGAGATGACAAAATTTGAGTGCTATAGCCCTCTAAAACTTTCTGAAAAGATTTAACTTTTCCCTTTCGTGATAATTGAATGCCACAAAATGTAGTATATCGAGTGGTGCAGTTTAGTCTTAGCTTTTTCTTTGTTACAATAAGAATTTGTGTTTTTGCTAGATTTAGTTTTCAACTTTTCATTGCCTAGTAGTAATATATAGGTATTTTTTATCGCATCAGTGGTAAAATTGCGCCTGTTTTGCCTTTTTTTTACTCAAATAGACCTTGAAATTAATGAGATTACTACATTGCTATCAACGAGCATGTCTCTCTCCACGAATAGTGTTGTTTCTTTCTAAAACAAATCCAAGAAAATATGATGATTAATGCCAAATATATAAATTGAAGTGGGTGGAACCAAACTAACCAAGGGTGTTAGTACCGATTCAGATCCTCATAGCAACGTTTTGAATATAAATTTTCTCAAGATACATTTCTACTATCAATTAGAATTATTTTGCGAGACTGCTTCAGgtacatatttttaataaaaatgtaTGTGAAAATATGCTTCAAAAACTAGAACAacttataatttattttaaCTTGTACttgaaaatatagataaaaaatttaCAGTTGTTGATGCAGAGGAGAGGGATGAATAATGGAGTCGAAACCAGGTTATCATTGGTTCGAGCTCCTAATGAGCGATGGAAAATCGTTTTGCACTACAATTGTTGCCTTAGTAGAGGGCGACATTTCCTGGTGCTGCCGCTGGGTCATTGGCAGCTGGCAGAGCACGTTTTTCTCTCATTTCAGCCAAATATAGCGATGGACAATATAGTACCTCTCCTGAAGATGCTCTACTgaatcaaaattataaaaaaggAGCTACAACAGGAAgttgaataaaaaaaatatgttgCAGGAAAAATGATTCAGATGTCTAAACCTATATAATGCAGaagttgtaaaaaaaattctccGAAAGGATTCCGTTGATAACTTTGTCATAATCCTCGCTTAACAAGAGTAACTCAATAGACTCTATAAATTCTACTCTTTAAATCTCTATTTGGAGAGTCATTCAACGAATATTCTACTTGTATATTTTTCATGTCTCCAACAAACTCTCCATAAGTTTTCTTGTGTGAAAAATTATGAGAAAAAACTACCATATATTGCATTTAGAGAGCCACTTAGGTTCTTAaaaatggagagagagagagagagagagagagagagagagagagagagagagagagagagagagagagagaggtgtggTTGAAGAGTGGAAAAGATGGAGAATGATTTAGTGAGTCTATTGGAGCATATATTTTTTTGGTTTGTTTGCTAAAATTTATGATAAAGAGCTACACAGagaatctcttggagatgctccgaTGCCTATCAAACCACATCATTTATTTATTAGTGGCCCCCCTCAAACCGTAACTTACTGTAAACTTTAGGCTTGGAGCAAATAATCGTTTTTTCAGTGGAGGCTGGAGCAAATAATCTCATTCAGGCTAAAGAGACATTTGGAACGAAGCTACCACTTGGCCCAACATGCCAACAAAGGTATAAGGCCGGGCGTGGGCTCAGTGGTTTGGCCGAACATGCCAACAAGGGTACAAGGCCGGGCGTGGGCTCAGTGGTCTGGCCCAGTTGGCTGCAAAGCAACAATAATTTTTTCCCAGGAAAAATTGTTCTTTTCTTTCATTTCATATATATAACCGTAACTGGACTCCAAGTTCAGTTGGCAGTTTGACACACAAGATAAAGTAATAAAATGTTTTTTTTGTAAATAGTATCAATTTTATTAAAATGGTAAACTTGGAGAGACAGATGTGTTCAAACCTACGCATATGCTACCACAGAATTAACGCACTCATAATGGTAAAACTCTCTTTTTGCATGTTTTtttggggggtggggggggggggtggactATATTAATAAGTTAGCACAATACACTCTTTGATTACAAAAAGAAACATAAGGGGGGATCGAGGCAATGCACTATTTCTATCAATGTCCTTTCGATCTTTCTTGTCTAATTTCCCACTGTGTAATGTGCTGATTTTGTTGATTTGGTATGATAATATATGGTGATTTGATTTACATATTCATATATAGTACTCCCTCTGCAAACTATAAGacattttgacttttctagatttATAGCTTTTACTACACACTTGCTATGAATCTAGAAATGTCAAAACGTTTTATTATCAGAGGGAATAGCCGAGAAACTTTAAGAAAAATGGAGTACATGCCATACATGATGCATCATCTGCCTAAATGATTGTTGATTGGTCCCCTGCCACTCATTACTATGCTAGAAGCATTTGGTGAAGGCAGGGTCCATCAGTAAACGGCCTGGCCTGATCAGCGGATCCATCACTCCATCAGGATCAGGGAATCCAACCAGAGGCTTAACAAATTTGATGGAACTCTGCATAAATTAGAGCTGGTCCCCATGCACGCTGCACGCATAATACCGGAGACACCACCAGATCAACGTTTGCAGTGCCAGGCTGCCAGAGCCAATCGTATTACTGTTATAGGCACCACATGCTGTAGTTTGCACCACCAACCCTTTTGTTTCTCTCCTGAATCCTGATGAGAACCTCagtacaatacaaacatgcatcaTCACAAATCTCAAGTATCATTAGCCAAAAAAAGTTGAAGATGCCCAGATGCCAATCTAAAGGAAGACTGACAAAAAGAGCTCTACAATCCGACAGGTCGGATATGCTTATAGTAAACTAAAGCCAAGAAGATCAACAGATCTGCTTCTCTTTGTTAATGGTCATATACTGGATATATGAAACAAAAGGGGCATAAAAAGAGCAACCACATCAAAGGGAATGGATCGGTCGGATCTTCGTACCCGACACTATGAAAGTCGCAAAGCCATGATAATTTATTGTGAGATGGGCACTTGCCATGATGAGATTTGATCCGATTCAGCAGTAGGAGTTACTTAAGTAAGAAAATGTTTTCGTCCTCAtggaaaactatatatatgtcgtCTAGGCATGTTGATATACTACATACTTGTGATGTATTCAGAGTTCACATGCTGTGTGTTGTTTCGCTACACTAAGCAATAGGATTCAGAATCCCAAGCAGTGACGTTCCTGGTGAGCCATTTGTGGATCCATATGAACATGTAATGGGAGCTTGTGGTTGTGAGTACATTTTTGTGTCTGACACATGAACTAATGAAAAATGCTGCATCGTACTAGGAGACTAGGAGCATGTACGTTTTCTCATTGAGCGCAATAATGTGCATAGGATCGAGCACATATGTTTTCCCTTTCCCTTTATTCGAGGGGTACAAATTAAAAGTATACAAGATGTGAAAGAGGTAAAGGGAGCGATCGATTTGAAACAATGCACGAGGGTATCAAAAGGAGAATACCAACTTGAGATAGAGGGATAAAGGGGAAAGCTCAAAGATTAGAATACTACTAGGGCGTGGTGACGCGTGATGATGGATTTGAGCCAGGGTCtgtcaagattatcactatgtTAACGAGACGTCTAAGGGCTCGTTTGGTTCCAGAGAATGATTCCTAGTTGGAATAATTGACTATAACctttgatcaagacatcaagtgcAATGGTTCCTAGGTTCATTCCAGACTAACCGAATGAGCCCTGACATGTCTTGCACACACAATCAAATCCAGGGACAGTCGATGCCGCTTACTACTTCAAACTAAAATTGCATAGCCACCGAACTTTGATTCCGTATGAGATCATGTGGTTTCTTATGATATGAACTTTTCAGTTTTGTTGTCCTGAAATGAAACTCCAGCGTTCCACGTACTATAGGGCAATACTAGCCGTACAAAGACTAGTACGGCATCAATCTAGGGGAGGGGACTGTATAGTACCAGTGTCTACTGGTAGTGCTATGATATTGTACAACGACTTGTGTGTTCTTTTTCAGTGATAGCCAGATACGAGAAATAGGGTGTGTTTTGTTCGTTTCCTATTCTAGGTAGACTAGTAAAATCAAGCCAGGCTAGACTAAGCCTGCCCCTACCAAGCTAAGACCTATTTGTTTGGTTGCCTATGTAGTTGAGTCTGGCTAGCATGAGTTCGTGTTTAGTTGGTTGACTTGGTTTGCATACAATCACCTCTTCCTCAACTGGTGAGTTTACCTCTCTCTAAGACATTGCATCAAACAGGTTGCTGGAGCTAGGGTGTGGTGCAGTAGAATACCATGAGTAGTTTGTTGGTGGTCTTCACTATCGCTGAGAGCACGACGATCGGGCGCTCCTCCGGGAACTTGAGGATGAGGACCTCCCGCATCCGCTCGGTTGAGGCCACCGACGATCCGCCGAACTTCATCACGACTGTGAGCTCCCCATCGCCGCCTCTCTCCTGTGCAGCCGCCACCGAGGCATCCTTCTCATTGACAATGGCGGCAACCCTGACGGCTTGCTGGCACCGGACCGCCGCCTTCCCCAAGCACGGCGTGGCCGGGACCGCCGCAGGCGCCAAGGCCCTGCGCCGTCTCGCGGTAGTGGGACGTTCAAGTGCAAGTCCTAGCCGCGCGGTGGTAGTGGTACGGAGAGCCGGCGCCGCCATGCCTGTGCCACGAGGGTGGagctggagcaggtggaggctgGAGGCGTGGCCACGGGTGGGGGCGAGAAGAACAGACGGCGGAGAGTAGTGCGAGGTGGTTCCTTCAGACAAGGATGAGGTAGTTTGCTGTTGGAGCCAGCGCCCCCCTTGGCTGCACGGGGCGGTGCACGTGGTGAGGACGTGGGTCGATGACGAGAACGGCAGCGGGTCGATGATGAGAACGGCTGGAGGTGGCTTGCCAGAGTCGGGCTGAGTTGAGAAGTCCAATTTAACTGTTTAAGGCCGGCCAGACCAACGCTGTACGATCGGCCCGTCGTGACCATATGCCccaaagtaaggccttgtttagttcctagaaaattttataaaatttttcagatttcccgtcacatcgaatctttagacgcatgcatggagtattaaatatagacgaaaataaaaactaattgcacagtttggtcgaaattgacgagacgaatcttttgaccctagttagtccatgattggacaatatttgtcaaatacaaacgaaagcgtcactattcatattttgcaaaaaaatttgaaagtaaacaagtccTTAAACGCATATTTTCTAGCCTAATTGAGTATTGGCTTTTTCGATCCTGTTTTTACGAAAAGAAGAAACATGTGAAACGCTCGACTTTTGTTTCCCTGTCGCAGGTACTGTACAGGGTGCTGATTAGCATGGCCTGCTGGCATGCAGAGCCTAGTACAGTACAGCTCTGACTCTGAGCGCAACTCCATGCCCCGGTTCTTGCGCCCACGTCTGCGTGACGACgcaaattttttttcaaaataggaatagtaccactttcgtttgtatttgataaatattatcaaatcatatactaactagactcaaaaaattcgtctcgtcaatttcgatcaaactgtgcaattagtttttattttcgtctatatttaatacttcatgcatgcgtctaaagatttgatgtgacggggaatctgaaaaattttacaaaatttttcgagaactaaacaaggccttgcaaaatattttgcaaaatatgaatagtaccaattttgttttaatttgacaaatatagtctaatcatggactaactaggtttaaaagattcatctcgtcaattttgaccaaactgtgtaattagtttttattttcgtctatatttaatacttcatgcatacgtctgaagatttgatgtgacggagaacctgaaaaattgggaactaaacaaggccttagtttcgaaaagtgaaaagttttcggtactgtagcactttcgtttgtttgtgacaaatattatccaattaggactaactaggatcaaaaaattcgtctcgtgatttatagctaaactgtgtaattagtttttattttcgtctatatttaatatttcattcatgtgccacaagattcgatgtgactggaaatcttgaaaactttttggttttcaggatgaactaaacaaggcccttgttacttgtaaaaatttttgcaaaatatgaacggtagcatttttgtttgtatttgataaatattatctaataatagcctaactaagttcaaaatattcatctcgcaaatcacaaacaaactgtgtaattagttatcttttttaactatattttttattttagatatgtaccgcaagatttgatgtgatgtgaaatataaattattttgcaaaatatttgggGAAGTAAAACAACCCCGGAGAGATGCCTTGCCAACAATGCCAGTCGGACAGGCTGATCCGCTGCTGTGCCTCTCTCTGCCCCGAGGTCACAGCAACGCGCCCATGTGAAGGCAGCGTGTCGTTTCTCTGTAGAGTGTGTTTCGGCACCagctgtttagttccgaaaaaatttcaatTTCGGATTTCACTAATataacactttcatttttatttaataaatattatctaatcataaactaattatgatcaaaagattcgtctcgtgatttacagacaaactgtgtaattagttttttattttcgtctatatttaatgcttcatgcatacgcCGTAATATTCGAATTGACGagtaatcttgaaaactttttggatttctggCTCAACGTAGAGAATGGAGAACGGAGCCAGGCCTTGCGTTGAGATCAAGAACTCCATGAGAGTGTTTGGCACCGGTGTGTGAGCCCGTGACACATGATACACGAATACATATACATAGGCTTTGTTCAGTTCCtagaattttgggtttttggatattgtagcaattttgtttttatttgacaaatattatccaatcatggactaactaagttcaaaagattcatctcacgattttcaGGCAAATtgtaaaattagtttttgttttcatctatatttgatgctccatgcatgtgctgtaagatttgatgtgagaaatcttgaatttttttgaaaactaaacaaggccttgtttagttccaaaaaattttgcaaaaataggtactgtagcactttcgtttgtttgtgacaaatattgtccaatcatggattaactaggctcaaaagattcatctcatcaattccgaccaaactatgcaattaatttttatttttatctatatttaatactccatgcatgcgtctaaagattcgatgtgacggggaatctgaaaaattttgcaaaattttttgggaagtaaacaaggcccaagactATACTCACTCCGTCCCACAAAATAAATGCAGTTCTTTAACCGGTACGATCATGTTTaaccatttattttatttaaattttttatataaataataaaataaataaattattataaaaatatatctaacaataaaataagttataataaataaataatatttattaaattttttaaataacaCAAACAGTCAAATATGAACATAGAAGTACACATACACTTGCCATTGCCACAGAACACTGGAACAGGAATGAAGAACAATAGAACATGTACTGCAACATAACAGAAATGGAAACTGTAATGGAAACGTCTTGTACAAGACAGCCATGCCCCTAGCAAGCAGTACAGTTGCGTAGAGATACACAGGAACAGGACACAGCATCACACTGGAAGTCGTTGGTCAATAAAGGCAAACACGTACAAGGCCCGGTTCTTCCAAAGACCACAGGTCCACCGTCCACCGCacacaccacacacacacacacacacacagagagagagacTCGGCCTGCAAGTGGGACCCTACAGCGGCATTGCAAAGCCTGCCACGGCTCCATGCATAGGCTGTCATGATGCAGTGACAGCAACTGGAGCAAAGCCAGGGACAAGAAAAACAGCAGCCGGTGGACAGGCATGCCAGGGCCTGGGTCACCTGTGATCTACCACTGTCCAGTGACCTCAGCATCCAATGCTAGCTCCTAGCTCCGAGCTAGGTTGGTGCTTGCCTGGCTACAAGCCAAGAAAGTTTGTACTGTCACGAGGAACTTGTTGGTTTACttgcaagcaagcaagcaatgcTCAATGCTACCTCTCAACTATCACTTTTGTAGCCACCACTCCAAGGAAACTACTACTACGCACGCCTACAAGTAATGTGGCAAGTAACTCTCACAAGTACTATACctggaaagcaaataaagggTGGTAAAGATACTTGGATAAGTAGTTTCTAAGCAAACCCAAAGGCCAAGCCATGGAAACGAAACCAAGGTCGACAGCAAGACATACCACTTACCAGGCTTCAAGATCATTCATCTTTAGGCACCCACACATACCGTGACGTCACGTAGAATAGCAAGAATACCCAATTCCAGCGTTTCAGCATTATATTAGGGCACAAGATCTGGTCTCATGATACTTGTCTACAGtacattcttccaattcttacAGTAGCGGTACAATTGAAGAGCTCAACATTGCCATGGATGGCGCTTCCTCATCGATCTGTACAACAATACAAAGCCACTGGTAGGAGGAGGAAGATGAAGTTAGATTTGGTTTCTAGCTAGTAGTACTATGAACAAATTGGATTGCTGAATTTGCTTTTCCCCCCCATTTCTTCCTAGCTACTTGTAGTACTAGCTGCTTAAGCTAATCTCTTGCACTCTCACGATACGAATCCGCTCCATCAGTCCCGTCCCGTTGCCCACAGTCAGAGAATAACACAAGTCACATCTCCACCGTCCAGTGGATCTTGTCCGCGTCGCGCCGCGGGTGGTGCACGCGGTCCACGACGACGCGCGCCGGGTGCACGGCGCCGGCCTTGCCGCCGCAGGGCTCGCTGCCCACGGAGTCGCCGCCGCGGCGGATGTCGGCGGGCGGGATGAAGCAGTCGGTGGAGAGTCCCGGCACGTTGAATGCGGCCTCCTGGATGGTCCAGGCCTCCTCCATCCGGGTCTTGGTGTGGCTCATGGCCATCTCGCCGAACCGGAACAGCGTGACGGCGGACCGCCCCGCGTGCGCGATGACCACGCCGCCGTCGTCCACGGCGCGGTAGTCCTCCAGGAACGAGCTGATGGTGGTCTCCCAGTACACGGCGTCGCCGCCGGCGTGCGGCTGGATGCGGGTCAGGTGCGAGTCCTCCACGTGCACCAGCAGGCCCGTCCGCTGGCTGAAGTAGCCGAACAGCACGTGCCGGATGATCTCCGCCGGGCCCTCGCTCCGCTGCCGCAGCGTCTCCGCGTCCGCCGACAGCTTAAGGATGAAGCAGTCCTCGTCGCCCACCTTCTTCTCCCCCACGCACCGCGCCTCCGCGAACAGCCCCGCCGTCGACAGCGGATCCAGGCCCTGGAAGGAGGCACACAATGGCGACGTACTTGTCGGTTAGCAGGGGGGGCACTGTCGTGGTCTCGTCGGATTGTTGCTCTGCTCGGGAAGAGAAATGAATGCTACCTGGAGGGCGCGGCGGAGCGGGCGGACGGGGCCCTTGGCGGCGTGCGCGCCGAGCCACGGCGTGTGGCGCCACACGAGGCGGCCGTTGCATCCGGCGCGGACCTTGCTGCCGCCCACGGCGAGCTCCACGTACCACATGTCCGGGGACATCCGCCAGAGCACGAACCCGCCTtgctccacggcggcggcggcggcggagcccCGGTTCTTGACGACGCGCGTGGCCGTCTCGAACTCCGACGCCACCATCCGCACCTTCCCCATGGCGTACGCGTTCCGCACCGACCGCAGCACCTTGGCGCCGCCCGACGCCGCCAGGTACTGCTGCAGGATGTACTGCGCCGACGAGGATTCCTGCAATGCGATGCCGTAAATAAACAGATCGAGCGCCGCCGGCGGAGTCAGGACCCAAAAAAAGCTGCCGCATTTGTCAAAACCAAGCGCCAAACAGGGGAGATCCAGCCGAGGCGTGCGCACTCACAATGGGGGCGCCCTTGACGGAGAGATGCGGCTCGGCGGCGGAGACCGAGACGGGCGCGAGCGGCGCGCCCATGACGccgaggaggaggcggaggtCGGAGCGCCGAAACGACCCGtcgccagcgccgccgccggacatCAGCGGGGCACGGGTCAGGTGGCCGCGGACCCACTGGCCGAACCCGTCTCGCCGTCCGGACTCCTCGGCGAacgcgtcgtcgtcggcgacgTCGGGGCCCTCCATGAGCGGCGCCAGGACCTCGCCGGCAGGCCGCAGGCTGCCGGAGTGGGCGACGAGCGGGTCCGGCGCGTACTGGGCGAGCTCctcctccggcggcggcgctgccgccaccgccacggactccgccgccgccgccgtcttgcGGCTGCGCGGAAGCAGCCGCGACTTCCCCCGGGACCTCGCCGGGGAGAGGCCTCGCACGACCTCCCCCTTGAGCGCCGAAAAGAAACCCTGCTTCCTCTCCTTGTCCATCGCCCTCCGGATCCCCCCCGAAAGAAATGGCAAATTAATTAGCTAGCAGTAAGGGAAGGTTTGCATCAAGAGAAGAGAGCGGTACGGCGAGGTCCGAGGCGTGGTGGAGTGCAAGGGAGGAAGGGAAGGTGGAGGAAGAAGCGGAAGCAAAGCGCAGCGCAGGTTGATGACAAGTGAGGGGTTTGGGGTTTGTGACTGGGAGCTGGAGCTGGCTGGGGCTGGGGGAGTGGGACTAGAAGATAGAGAAGGAAGCCGTTTGGGAGTGAgaagtgaggccttgtttagtttgagatCGCTCGCGCAGGCGGAAAGCGAAAGGGAAAGTGGCGAGGTGGGATGTCGGGATGCCGGGGTAGAAGACAACGGCTGCAAGAGAATGGCTGGCTGCTTCCAAGAAAGGATCTCCGTTGAGATTTTAACCTCTCAGCAAATATAATTTGAGGCGTGGTGAAACATcctcaaatactccctccattaaaaaaataataatcgtATTAAGCCagaaaaaaatcatataaaatatatttcaagTTTTAAATCATTAATTtctattataaaatataaagtTGACGGCTTAGAAATCAATATCATCTTATAGGTACTTTTAACACAAATCTATTGATGCAAGTTTTATACTCTGAGCTTTCATATAATTTGACTAATTATTGGTCAAATTTTGTAAAGTTTGACTTCTCCACTTGTCAAATACGATTTATCATTTgtgaacagagggagtataagTTACCGGAGAGTTAAGATTTGTCTCAAATTATATAGTGTTATGGAATGTTGAACTCTATTTATATGTGTTTATCTTTGAAACCCCCCCATCCATACGTGTCTTTCAAACACCAGCTTGCCTAAAATACTCCCCCTGTGACGGGTTTGATTAATACTGTTGCCCAGTGAGGTCTCTAAAAATACTTGCAATTTTCCACCATTTTTTCATCCCtttgtcttttttcttttcttggaaACCTCATCACTACTAGTTTGATTGTGCCGGCTCGAAATTCAGCAGTGATGACAATTTTTTGAATCGGCAGTGATTCGTCCGGTCCGGGGGGCGTCACAGACACGGCTGGTGGTTGAGGGCGCGAGATTAATCTGCGTGCGCGTCGTCGTTGTCTACCCGCGGCGCATGCAGCAGCGTGCTGGCGGATGTAGCTACCACCCTATTCCTAGTACTGTAGTAGTATTTGGTACTTTGCGAACTGCCATTGACCCATCCGATGCTCGTTAGTTTATTTCCGAAATCTGGCAGCTATTTAGGTCTCACTTGAGCTTATTTCTCGAACCTACTTACCTGTGTCACGATAAATTAGCGAACGGTAACCATGTTTTTTTAGCCAAGCAACGGCGGAGGCGAGCGGGCGACGAGACAGCTGAACATGCATGCCCTTCGTCTGATGTGTAGTAGGggggccgtggccgtggccgtggccgggTAGCACAAGACACGATCAATTTGTGTCCTGTCCAGGTGGTCCGCCGTGTATGTAGCGGCGCCGGATCGGAGTCCCTGGACGACACGGCGCCGGGCACGGGCCACGTGAgctctctctcgcgcgcgcATCGTCTCATCTGCACATACACTGTTTCCTCCTCCGACCGGCCGGTTGCGCAGTTGCACCAGCTATGACACTCTTTTCCCGCCCCGTTGCGCAGTTGCAGGCATGCAACGCATCATGTAGCACAACGCAGCGCCCatgatccaaaaaaatttatccaatcatgaagtaactaggtttaaaagattcatctcgtgatttacagacaaactgtgcaattagtttttattttcgtctatatctaatgctttatacatgtgcTCTAAAATTTattgtgatgaagaatcttgaaaatttttttattttcggggtgaactaggcCTAagcttaaaagttttagcaataCGGAGTATATGACACTTGCGTATGCAGCACATGGAGCAGCACGTACTCGATCTCGTACGTGCGACAGTAAGATGACGTTGGAGTTCTGTAGTACacgtagcagcagcagcttctTCCGTTCCGGCGAACTGTCAGGTCTGGTGGTGGCGTCGTCCAGTACGTGCACGCCTGCTCTTATCCCCTGGATCCGCATCGTTCGTCGTCCCTGTCCCTCcctctccgtctccgtctccgggGCC contains:
- the LOC8063225 gene encoding uncharacterized protein LOC8063225; its protein translation is MDKERKQGFFSALKGEVVRGLSPARSRGKSRLLPRSRKTAAAAESVAVAAAPPPEEELAQYAPDPLVAHSGSLRPAGEVLAPLMEGPDVADDDAFAEESGRRDGFGQWVRGHLTRAPLMSGGGAGDGSFRRSDLRLLLGVMGAPLAPVSVSAAEPHLSVKGAPIESSSAQYILQQYLAASGGAKVLRSVRNAYAMGKVRMVASEFETATRVVKNRGSAAAAAVEQGGFVLWRMSPDMWYVELAVGGSKVRAGCNGRLVWRHTPWLGAHAAKGPVRPLRRALQGLDPLSTAGLFAEARCVGEKKVGDEDCFILKLSADAETLRQRSEGPAEIIRHVLFGYFSQRTGLLVHVEDSHLTRIQPHAGGDAVYWETTISSFLEDYRAVDDGGVVIAHAGRSAVTLFRFGEMAMSHTKTRMEEAWTIQEAAFNVPGLSTDCFIPPADIRRGGDSVGSEPCGGKAGAVHPARVVVDRVHHPRRDADKIHWTVEM